One genomic segment of Coffea eugenioides isolate CCC68of unplaced genomic scaffold, Ceug_1.0 ScVebR1_2445;HRSCAF=3471, whole genome shotgun sequence includes these proteins:
- the LOC113756721 gene encoding uncharacterized FCP1 homology domain-containing protein C1271.03c-like produces the protein MLYVTFFFFSVQTERPLARITRAASRKASNSKLLILDLNGVILAKNSNDRYDFKFRPYTHEFLKFCFSCFNVAIWSSKQWHNVQRVIKNLPHFKWEFVWNQAHCTVVETKTKENPEKKIMFKDLRKVWKDFEQYGLSNTLLVDDSPYKSFLNPRYNAIFPESYAFSSEKDNYLDPKGEFAQHLKKLAEADNVEEFIKQNPFGQPPIIEESDEWHFYMKALNES, from the exons ATGCTTTATgtaacattcttttttttttcagtgcaAACTGAAAGGCCACTTGCTAGGATAACTCGAGCTGCTTCTCGAAAGGCTTCAAATAGCAAACTCCTAATTCTGGACCTCAATGGGGTGATTCTAGCCAAGAATTCCAATGACAGATATGACTTTAAATTCAGGCCATATACccatgaatttttgaaattctGCTTCTCATGTTTTAATGTGGCAATTTGGTCATCAAAACAATG gCATAATGTTCAACGTGTAATAAAAAATCTGCCACATTTTAAATGGGAGTTTGTTTGG AATCAGGCTCACTGCACTGTAGTCGAAACCAAAACTAaagaaaatccagaaaaaaagaTTATGTTTAAGGACTTGAGGAAAGTTTGGAAAGATTTTGAGCAATATGGTCTGTCTAACACATTGTTAGTCGATGATTCTCCATATAAATCATTCCTTAATCCT AGATACAATGCCATCTTCCCCGAATCTTATGCGTTTTCAAGTGAAAAGGATAATTATCTGG ATCCTAAAGGAGAATTTGCTCAGCACTTGAAGAAATTGGCTGAAGCTGATAACGTAGAAGAATTCATCAAACAAAACCCATTTGGTCAACCGCCCATAATAGAAGAAAGTGACGAATGGCACTTTTACATGAAGGCTCTTAATGAAAGCTGA